From one Eptesicus fuscus isolate TK198812 chromosome 3, DD_ASM_mEF_20220401, whole genome shotgun sequence genomic stretch:
- the LOC129148115 gene encoding LOW QUALITY PROTEIN: keratin-associated protein 13-1-like (The sequence of the model RefSeq protein was modified relative to this genomic sequence to represent the inferred CDS: deleted 1 base in 1 codon): protein MSHSGCPGNLSSGSLGGPLRPPRSSCGSHPSNLVYSPAPCAPGPCPRGPSLHRSRQETCREPPRCRTPPICGPGTSSLCGPCGTTRPGSLGCGSPGVRPGGHGVCGFPSQSSGPGFCRPTCPPSRVTQASCYRPAWGSRRR from the exons ATGTCCCACAGCGGCTGCCCCGGGAACCTCTCCTCCGGCTCCCTCGGGGGCCCCCTGCGCCCCCCCCGG TCCTCCTGTGGCTCCCACCCCAGCAACCTGGTCTACAGCCCGGCCCCCTGCgcccccggcccctgcccacGGGGCCCCTCTCTCCACAGGAGCCGCCAGGAGACCTGCCGGGAGCCCCCCAGATGCCGGACGCCCCCCATCTGTGGCCCCGGCACCTCCTCGCTCTGCGGTCCCTGTGGGACGACCCGCCCCGGGTCCCTGGGCTGTGGGTCCCCTGGCGTCAGGCCCGGGGGTCACGGGGTCTGTGGGTTCCCTTCCCAGAGCTCTGGGCCCGGGTTCTGccgccccacctgccccccttcGAGGGTGACCCAGGCTTCTTGCTACAGACCAGCCTGGGGCTCTCGCCGCCGCTGA